The Variovorax sp. S12S4 genome includes the window GAAGAGATGTACCGCCGCGCGCAGTTTGCCAAGGAGCTCGGCTCGGTGATCGTGATGATCGACCTGGTGGTCGGCTACACGGCCATCCAGTCGATGAGCCACTGGTGCAGGCAGAACGACATGATCCTGCACCTGCACCGCGCGGGCCATGGCACCTACACGCGCCAGAAGAACCACGGCGTGAGCTTTCGCGTCATTGCCAAGTGGATGCGCCTTGCGGGCGTGGACCACATCCATGCGGGCACGGCCGTGGGCAAGCTCGAGGGCGACCCGATGACCGTGCAGGGCTACTACAACGTGTGCCGCGACACCCACACCAAGGTCGATTTGCCGCGCGGCATCTACTTCGACCAGGACTGGGGCGCGCTGCGCAAGGTGATGCCGGTGGCTTCAGGCGGCATTCACGCGGGCCAGATGCACCAGCTGCTCGACCTGTTCGGCGACGACGTGGTGCTGCAGTTCGGCGGCGGAACCATCGGGCATCCGCAGGGCATCCAGGCCGGGGCCACGGCCAACCGGGTGGCGCTCGAAGCCATGGTGCTGGCCCGCAACGAAGGGCGCGACATTGCCAACGAGGGCCCGCAAATATTGCGCGACGCGGCCAAGTGGTGCACCCCGCTGGCGGCCGCGCTCGACACCTGGGGCGAGATCTCCTTCAACTACGCCTCCACCGACACGTCGGACTACGTGCCCACGCCGTCGATGGCCTGAGGCCGCCCGTTCACCTTTTTCCTGGAGCAACCGACATGCGAATCACACAAGGCACTTTTTCCTTCTTGCCCGACCTGAGCAACGAGCAGATCAGCCGCCAGGTCGAGTATTGCCTGGACAAGGGCTGGGCCATCGGCCTCGAATACACCGACGACCCGCACCCGCGCAACACCTTCTGGGAGATGTTCGGCAACCCCATGTTCGACATCAAGGATGCGGCCGGCGTCATGCTCGAGCTCGCGGCCTGCCGCAAGACTTTTCCGCAGCAGTACATCCGCGTGACGGCGTTCGATTCGACGCACGGCACCGAGTCGGTCGTGATGTCGTTCATCGTCAACCGGCCGTCCAATGAGCCGGGCTTTCGCCTCATTCGCTCGGAGGAGCCGGGCCGCACGATCCGCTACAGCATCGAAAGCTATGCGGTGCAGGCGCGGCCCGAAGGCAGCCGGTACTGATCGAACCCCGCCGCACGCGCATTGCCAGAGGCACGCATGGACGCCACCGAAACTCCCGTCACCCCGGCCGTCGCCACCGCGCCGAAGCAGCTCTTCGAGTCGTCGGGCGTGAAGGCGCTGCTCGATCAGCTCGATGCCGAGCTGATCGGCCTGGCGCCG containing:
- a CDS encoding ribulose bisphosphate carboxylase small subunit — encoded protein: MRITQGTFSFLPDLSNEQISRQVEYCLDKGWAIGLEYTDDPHPRNTFWEMFGNPMFDIKDAAGVMLELAACRKTFPQQYIRVTAFDSTHGTESVVMSFIVNRPSNEPGFRLIRSEEPGRTIRYSIESYAVQARPEGSRY